The nucleotide window ATCGGCTCGCTGTCCCAGTACGCGTGGTCGTCGTCCGACCGGAAGCAGGCCGCCGTCCGGCCGTCGCCCACGTCGTACGCCGGCGGCGTCGACTCCCGGCAGGCCGCGCGCGCCTGCGGACAGCGCGTGTGGAACCGGCAGCCCGAAGGCGGGTTCCGCGGCGAGGGGACGTCTCCCTGAAGGGTGTCGAACGCCTCGTCGCGCTCCTCCGTGGTCGCACGGGGAACGCTCGACAGGAGCGCCTTCGTGTACGGGTGTGCGGGGTCGTCGAATATCTCCTCGACCGGCCCGACCTCGACGATCTCGCCGAGGTACATCACCGCGACGCGGTCACAGACGTGCCGGACCACGCCGAGGTTGTGCGCGATGAAGAGGAACGTCAGCCCGAAGTCCTCCTGAAGGTCGTCGAGGAGGTTCAGGATCTGCGCCTGAACGCTCACGTCGAGCGCCGACACTGGCTCGTCCAAGACGACGAAATCGGGGTCCAAGGCGAGCGCCCGGGCGATCCCGATCCGCTGGCGCTGTCCGCCGGAGAACTCGTGGGGGTAGCGGTCGACCTGATCGGCGGAGAGCCCGACGCGTTCGAGCAGGTCGCGGGCCGTCTCGCGGCGCTGGTCCCGGTCGGCGATGTCGTGGATCCGGAGCCCCTCGGTGACGATATCACCGGTGGTCATCCGGGGGTCGAGACTGGAGAACGGGTCTTGGAACACGATCTGCGCCCGCCGCCGGAACTGCGTCAGCTCGCTGTCGGTCATTTCACGGAGGTCCGCCCCGTCGAACGTGACCTCGCCGGCGGTCGGTTCGCGCAGGCGCAACACCGTCTCGCCCGTCGTCGACTTCCCGCAGCCGGACTCGCCGACCAGCCCCAGCGTCTCGCCCTCCCGCACGTCGAAGGAGACGCCGTCGACGGCCTTCACGCTCTCCGACTCCTCGCCGAGCAGGCGGTCGACGAGCGACTGGTCGTCCGCGTAGTACTTCTTCAGCCCGTCGACGGAGAGCAGCGGGTCGCTCATTCGCGCACACCTCCGTCGGCCGCGGCCGCGTCGTCGGGGTCGCCGGAGTCGCCCTCGAAGTGATCGTCCGGGAGCGCGTCGGCCGGGTCGTACTCGCGGGCCGCGAGGACGCACTTCGCGCCGTGGTCGGCGGCGGCGTCGACCGTCAACTCGGCCGGCTTATCGAGGCACGCTTCCATCGCCTTCGGACACCGATCGGCGAAGTAACACCGGTCGTCCATCTCGGCGTCGATCAGGCTCGGGACGTTCCCCCCGATCGGTTCGAGTCGCGCCCGCGGGTCGTCCACGTCCGGGATCGATCCGAGTAGGCCCTGCGTGTACGGGTGGACGGTCTCGTTGAACACGGAGTCGAGCGTGCCGCGCTCGACGACCTCGCCCGCGTACATCACGCAGACGCGGTCGCACATCTCGGCGATCACGCCAAGGTCGTGCGTGATGAGTACGATGCTCATCCCGCGCTCCGCCTGAATCTCGCGCAGGAGGGTCAGGATCTGCGCCTGGATCGTCACGTCGAGCGCGGTCGTCGGCTCGTCGGCGATCAGCACGTCGGGTTCGCCGGCGAGCGCCTGCGCGATCATCGCGCGCTGGAGCATGCCGCCGGAGAACTGGCCGGGATACTCGTCGACGCGCTCCTCGGGGTCCGGGATCCCCACCTGCCCGAGCAGTTCGACGGCCCGGTCCATGCTCTCGTCGCTCGTGTAGTCGCGGCCGGGAACGATCCCGTCGAGTAAGTACTTCCCGAGTCCGTACCCCTGGGTGCGCGAGCGCGTCGAGCGGGGGTTCGCCCGCGCCCGGCGCTGGACCTCGACCGCCTCGGCGATCTGCTCGCCGACGGTGATCGAGGGGTTGAAGCTGCTCATCGGGTCCTGGAAGATGACGCTGAAGGAGGGACCGCGCAGCGACCGGCGGACGCTCTGGGGAACGGTGCGGAGGTCGACGTGGTCCCCGTCGACCTGTACCGCGTCCGTATCGCGGAACTCGTCTGCGAGGTCGGGGTCGCGATACCACACCTCCCCCGAAGTGATCCGGCCGGGCGTCTCGACGAGGTCGACGAGCGACAGCGCCGTCACCGACTTGCCGGAGCCGGACTCGCCGACGACGCCGAGGATCTCGTCCTCGCGGAGGTCGAAGGAGACGGACTCCACCGCGTTGATCTGCCCCTCCTCGGTGAAGAATCGGGTCGAGAGGTCACGAACCGCGAGCACGTCGTCGGGACCGGGCGTCCCGGCCGGGGTCGCGTCGCCGGTCGCTCGGGGGTCGACCGCCTCCTCGGCGTCGTCGACGCGGGGGGCGTCGCTCATGCGGCACCCCCTTCGCCCTCGATGCCGGGGTCCAAGGCGTCACGGAGCCAGTCGCCGAGCAGGTTGATTCCGATCACCGACAGCATGATCGCGAGGCCGGGGATCGAGGCGATCCACCACTGGCCCGAGGAGATGTAGTCGCGCCCCTGCGAGATGTCGAAGCCCCACGACAGCGTCGTCCCGGAGAAGCCGAGGAACGACAGCGAGCTCTCCAAGAGGATTATCGCCGCCACCTGCACCGTCCCGAGGACGATGATCGGCGTCACCGCGTTCGGCAGGACGTGCCGGAGGATGATCGTGTTGTCGTCGGCACCCAGCGCACGAGATGCCTTCACGTACTCCTGCCCGCGTAAGGAGAGCGCCTCCCCCCGGGCGACGCGGGCGAACCACACCCAGTTGACGAGCCCGACGACGATCACCACCGTTATCGGCAACACGAAGCTCTCGGGCATCCCCGGGGCGAGCCCGGCGACGACGAACGGATCGGGGACGTCGACCGCCGCGCGGCCCCACAGTCCGATCAGTGCGACCGCCAGCACGAGCGACGGAAACGCGAGGCTGACGTCCGCGATCCGCATCAGCGCGTCGTCGACGCGCCCGCGGTGATAGCCGGCGAGCAGGCCGACGGGGACGCCGATGGAGGCCGCGAGCAGGGTCCCGAGGACGCCAACGACGAGCGACGTCCGAGCGCCGTACACCACCCGCGAGAACATGTCGCGGCCGAGCCCGTCGGTGCCGAAGACGAACCGCGGGTCGGGTGTGATCTCGACGGTCTCGGTGACCGTCCGGATCTCGCCGTCGACCATCTGCGAGGAGGTCCGTTCGGTGGTTTCCGAGAAGCCGATCGGCGGTAGCTCGCTCTGGTCGAGCCGCTGTTCGGTCGGGTCGTGGGGCGCGACGAAGGGGGCGAACACGGCGGTCAACGTGATGAGGACCACCAGCGCCAGCCCGAGCTTTGCGAGCCCGCTCCCTCTGAACTCCTTTTTGAGATTTCGAATGACGCGTGAAGATATCATGTTAGTCGTTCACTACCTCCGGGTCGAGATACGCGTACACCACGTCGACGAGGATGTTCACGAGGACGAAGCTCGTCCCGATAACGATGAGGCTCCCCTGAAGCGCCGGCCAGTCGCGCTGGTTGATGCTCTCG belongs to Halorubrum sp. DM2 and includes:
- a CDS encoding oligopeptide/dipeptide ABC transporter ATP-binding protein; its protein translation is MSDPLLSVDGLKKYYADDQSLVDRLLGEESESVKAVDGVSFDVREGETLGLVGESGCGKSTTGETVLRLREPTAGEVTFDGADLREMTDSELTQFRRRAQIVFQDPFSSLDPRMTTGDIVTEGLRIHDIADRDQRRETARDLLERVGLSADQVDRYPHEFSGGQRQRIGIARALALDPDFVVLDEPVSALDVSVQAQILNLLDDLQEDFGLTFLFIAHNLGVVRHVCDRVAVMYLGEIVEVGPVEEIFDDPAHPYTKALLSSVPRATTEERDEAFDTLQGDVPSPRNPPSGCRFHTRCPQARAACRESTPPAYDVGDGRTAACFRSDDDHAYWDSEPIGENAREEPADD
- a CDS encoding ABC transporter ATP-binding protein; this encodes MSDAPRVDDAEEAVDPRATGDATPAGTPGPDDVLAVRDLSTRFFTEEGQINAVESVSFDLREDEILGVVGESGSGKSVTALSLVDLVETPGRITSGEVWYRDPDLADEFRDTDAVQVDGDHVDLRTVPQSVRRSLRGPSFSVIFQDPMSSFNPSITVGEQIAEAVEVQRRARANPRSTRSRTQGYGLGKYLLDGIVPGRDYTSDESMDRAVELLGQVGIPDPEERVDEYPGQFSGGMLQRAMIAQALAGEPDVLIADEPTTALDVTIQAQILTLLREIQAERGMSIVLITHDLGVIAEMCDRVCVMYAGEVVERGTLDSVFNETVHPYTQGLLGSIPDVDDPRARLEPIGGNVPSLIDAEMDDRCYFADRCPKAMEACLDKPAELTVDAAADHGAKCVLAAREYDPADALPDDHFEGDSGDPDDAAAADGGVRE
- a CDS encoding ABC transporter permease, which encodes MISSRVIRNLKKEFRGSGLAKLGLALVVLITLTAVFAPFVAPHDPTEQRLDQSELPPIGFSETTERTSSQMVDGEIRTVTETVEITPDPRFVFGTDGLGRDMFSRVVYGARTSLVVGVLGTLLAASIGVPVGLLAGYHRGRVDDALMRIADVSLAFPSLVLAVALIGLWGRAAVDVPDPFVVAGLAPGMPESFVLPITVVIVVGLVNWVWFARVARGEALSLRGQEYVKASRALGADDNTIILRHVLPNAVTPIIVLGTVQVAAIILLESSLSFLGFSGTTLSWGFDISQGRDYISSGQWWIASIPGLAIMLSVIGINLLGDWLRDALDPGIEGEGGAA